A genome region from Maridesulfovibrio salexigens DSM 2638 includes the following:
- the bamA gene encoding outer membrane protein assembly factor BamA — protein MPRTRILLLLIAATFAFLINFGASKAHAEDASGIIIAVLPFEVNADADTQYLKDSLPTLLSDRLREAGFRVVDQKKVMGLVDEQGYEFLNIQAAKDMALLSGAGYSVYGSFSQIGEDLSLDVRLVEAFGMKPAVPLFVTKKGLINLLPAVDELVSKMKLELLSQDKIADIVVRGCRVLDKDVILMRTNIKTGDIYTPSKINSDLKNIYALGYFDDVKVKVTDVPGGKQIIFDVKERPRIQAISVKGEDAIDAEDILAAVNTKKGAVMNPKVLSDDLNTLREMYRKEGYYNAKIDYNIEGEGAQARLNLNINEGKKLYIEGIKIEGAKQLDPDEVKDQLALTERGWLSWFTKTGVLKEELLERDAAAILAYYGNRGFIDAKVGEPELDIQEDGIYVTFKVEEGDRYKVGKVSFQGDLIVKKSRLRELVTADDMSDGGEYLDRSLLREDMKAIADFYSNYGYAYADANIKFDQHTDEKAVDITFIVSKRQKVHIRRVIIEGNAKTRNNVILREMRLADGDQFSGSKLQRSIVRLNKLDYFSEVDIEPIPTGDPGEMDLKVKVKDKNTGMVSGGIGYSTSDSVFVSAKITERNLFGRGMEFSLNGGWSSKTISYGLSFYDPRINDTLWGGGFNTYWRNDDYTDYDKQTIGGVVSAGYPLGEYTNFYTNYRLDFYTISEVADTAAQSIKDIEGDNWSSVITAGVKRDTTNKAFNPSTGTVNNLVVEMGGGVLLGDDSFVKYTFDSNYFTPVFWDLVFHWKGSAGFIHDNFGGGEMPVFERFYLGGINNVRGYDSREISPRDKDSNDRIGGNKMFYMNFELLFPINEELGLVGVGFFDIGNSWDDGQSFFHDTKQEDGKELFLGMYKSIGAGIRWFSPMGPIRVEYGYGLDKLEDSSRHKIEFSMGQFF, from the coding sequence ATGCCCAGAACTAGAATTCTGCTTTTACTGATTGCGGCAACTTTTGCTTTTCTGATTAATTTCGGAGCAAGCAAGGCTCATGCTGAAGATGCTTCAGGTATTATTATTGCCGTACTTCCTTTTGAAGTTAATGCTGACGCTGATACACAATATCTCAAAGACAGTTTACCCACTCTTCTTTCAGACAGATTGCGCGAAGCAGGATTCCGCGTGGTTGATCAGAAAAAGGTCATGGGGCTTGTCGATGAGCAGGGATACGAATTTTTAAACATTCAGGCTGCTAAAGATATGGCCCTTCTGTCCGGTGCGGGGTATTCCGTATACGGCAGTTTCAGCCAGATCGGAGAAGACTTGAGCCTTGATGTCCGCCTCGTTGAAGCGTTCGGCATGAAGCCGGCGGTTCCTCTTTTTGTTACTAAAAAAGGGTTGATCAACCTTCTGCCTGCCGTTGATGAGCTTGTTTCCAAGATGAAGCTGGAATTGCTCAGTCAGGATAAGATTGCTGACATTGTAGTTCGTGGCTGTCGTGTTCTTGATAAAGACGTTATTCTGATGCGTACTAATATCAAGACCGGTGATATCTACACTCCCTCCAAAATCAACTCAGACCTCAAAAATATTTATGCTCTCGGCTACTTTGACGATGTAAAAGTCAAGGTTACCGATGTGCCCGGTGGTAAGCAGATTATCTTTGACGTTAAGGAAAGGCCGCGCATTCAGGCTATTTCTGTTAAGGGTGAAGATGCTATTGATGCCGAAGATATTCTGGCTGCTGTAAATACCAAAAAAGGCGCGGTCATGAACCCGAAGGTTCTTTCCGATGACTTGAACACCCTGCGTGAAATGTACCGCAAGGAAGGGTATTACAATGCCAAAATCGATTACAATATCGAGGGTGAAGGCGCACAGGCCCGCTTGAATCTTAATATTAATGAAGGCAAGAAGCTTTACATTGAAGGTATTAAGATCGAGGGAGCAAAACAGCTTGATCCTGATGAAGTTAAAGACCAGTTGGCCCTGACTGAGAGGGGCTGGCTTTCCTGGTTCACCAAAACCGGTGTTCTTAAAGAAGAGCTTTTAGAACGTGACGCTGCTGCTATCCTTGCTTATTACGGTAACCGTGGCTTCATTGATGCCAAGGTCGGCGAGCCCGAACTGGATATTCAGGAAGACGGCATTTACGTTACTTTTAAAGTAGAAGAAGGTGACCGCTATAAAGTCGGTAAAGTTAGTTTTCAGGGTGACCTGATTGTTAAAAAATCCCGCCTTCGTGAACTTGTCACTGCTGACGATATGTCTGACGGCGGTGAATACCTGGATCGTTCCCTCCTGCGTGAGGATATGAAAGCGATTGCAGATTTTTATTCCAACTACGGTTATGCATATGCTGATGCCAACATCAAGTTCGATCAGCACACTGATGAAAAGGCCGTGGATATCACCTTCATCGTTTCTAAGCGCCAGAAGGTTCATATCCGCAGAGTTATTATCGAAGGCAACGCCAAGACCCGAAATAACGTTATTCTGCGCGAAATGCGTCTTGCGGACGGCGACCAGTTCAGTGGTTCCAAACTGCAGCGTTCTATCGTCCGTTTGAATAAGCTGGACTACTTCAGTGAAGTTGATATCGAACCTATTCCTACCGGTGACCCCGGTGAGATGGACCTCAAGGTCAAGGTTAAGGATAAAAACACCGGTATGGTCAGTGGTGGTATTGGTTACTCCACTTCCGACAGTGTCTTTGTTTCTGCCAAGATTACCGAGCGCAACCTTTTCGGTCGCGGTATGGAATTCTCTCTTAACGGTGGTTGGAGCTCCAAGACAATCAGTTATGGTTTGAGTTTCTACGATCCTCGCATCAATGACACTCTCTGGGGCGGTGGTTTTAACACCTATTGGCGTAACGACGACTATACCGATTATGACAAACAGACTATCGGTGGCGTTGTTTCTGCCGGTTATCCGCTCGGTGAATACACTAATTTCTATACCAACTACCGCTTGGACTTCTATACTATTTCAGAAGTTGCAGATACCGCGGCGCAGTCAATCAAAGATATTGAAGGCGACAACTGGTCAAGTGTAATTACCGCAGGTGTTAAACGCGATACTACCAATAAAGCGTTCAACCCTTCTACTGGTACTGTTAACAACTTGGTTGTTGAGATGGGGGGGGGTGTCCTTCTGGGTGATGACTCTTTCGTTAAGTATACCTTCGACTCCAACTACTTTACTCCGGTGTTCTGGGATCTGGTCTTCCACTGGAAAGGTAGTGCCGGTTTTATCCACGATAACTTCGGCGGTGGCGAGATGCCTGTCTTCGAACGTTTTTACCTTGGTGGTATTAACAACGTACGTGGTTATGACAGCCGTGAAATCTCACCCCGTGACAAAGACTCCAATGACCGAATCGGTGGTAACAAGATGTTCTACATGAACTTTGAACTTCTGTTCCCCATTAATGAAGAGCTTGGCCTCGTCGGTGTTGGTTTCTTCGATATAGGTAACTCTTGGGATGATGGACAGAGCTTCTTCCATGATACCAAGCAGGAAGATGGAAAAGAACTCTTCCTCGGTATGTATAAGAGTATCGGTGCCGGAATTCGCTGGTTCTCCCCCATGGGACCGATCAGGGTAGAGTACGGTTACGGACTTGATAAGCTCGAAGACAGCTCAAGACATAAGATTGAATTCTCTATGGGACAGTTCTTCTAG
- the fabZ gene encoding 3-hydroxyacyl-ACP dehydratase FabZ: MSNSTPDIIDIKKIMGMLPHRYPFLLVDRVEEITPGESIRAYKNVTMNEPFFQGHFPGLPVMPGVLIVEALAQAGGIIVLSTDEVDTEDKVFLFTGINKVKFRRPVVPGDKLVLEISDVKRKMHIWKMKCVATVDGEVAAQGEVSAAIVDKESM, translated from the coding sequence GTGAGTAATTCAACTCCTGATATTATCGATATTAAAAAGATTATGGGGATGCTTCCCCACCGCTATCCTTTTTTGCTCGTTGACCGTGTGGAAGAAATCACTCCCGGCGAGTCCATCAGGGCATATAAAAACGTAACCATGAACGAGCCTTTTTTTCAGGGTCATTTTCCCGGTCTTCCGGTTATGCCCGGAGTGCTCATTGTGGAAGCTCTGGCTCAGGCTGGCGGAATCATTGTTCTCAGCACAGATGAAGTTGATACCGAAGACAAGGTTTTCCTGTTTACCGGAATCAACAAGGTGAAATTCCGCAGGCCTGTTGTGCCCGGAGACAAACTTGTGCTCGAAATCAGCGATGTAAAACGTAAAATGCACATTTGGAAAATGAAATGTGTTGCAACTGTTGATGGTGAAGTCGCCGCTCAGGGTGAAGTCTCCGCAGCAATTGTAGACAAGGAGTCCATGTAG
- the lpxA gene encoding acyl-ACP--UDP-N-acetylglucosamine O-acyltransferase: protein MATEIHPTAIVDSGAQLGENVKIGPFCIIEGNTIIGDNCSLDANVQIKSFTRMGNGNTLDSGVVLGGLPQHLGFTGEETWVEIGDNNIFREYATVHRATGVNIGRESTVIGSNCMLMAYTHVAHDCVLGDHVIMASSANLAGHIDVGNYVTIGGMSGIHQFVRIGDYAFVGAMSGFGQDVPPYMIATGVRGALQGPNSIGLRRNGFTAKTCNALKKAYKLIFRSEMPRKDALVAAEEQFAEIPEVLNLIEFIRSSKRGVTSAGHGSK, encoded by the coding sequence GTGGCTACTGAAATTCATCCCACCGCTATCGTTGATTCCGGTGCGCAGCTGGGAGAAAATGTTAAGATCGGTCCTTTCTGCATTATTGAAGGGAACACCATTATCGGTGATAACTGCAGTCTTGACGCGAATGTTCAGATTAAGTCATTCACCCGTATGGGAAATGGGAATACCCTTGATAGCGGTGTTGTTCTCGGTGGTCTGCCCCAGCACCTCGGCTTTACCGGCGAGGAGACTTGGGTAGAAATCGGCGATAACAATATCTTCCGTGAGTATGCTACAGTCCATCGCGCAACCGGTGTTAATATCGGTCGCGAAAGTACTGTTATCGGTAGTAACTGCATGCTCATGGCATACACCCACGTTGCTCATGACTGCGTGCTGGGCGACCATGTAATCATGGCCAGCTCTGCCAACCTTGCCGGACACATTGATGTTGGTAACTACGTTACTATCGGCGGTATGTCCGGGATTCATCAGTTTGTGCGTATCGGTGATTATGCTTTCGTGGGGGCCATGTCCGGTTTTGGGCAGGATGTTCCCCCATATATGATTGCAACCGGTGTTCGCGGTGCATTGCAGGGCCCGAACTCAATCGGGTTGAGAAGAAACGGTTTTACTGCCAAGACCTGTAATGCCCTTAAAAAGGCGTACAAGCTTATTTTCCGTTCTGAAATGCCCCGTAAGGATGCCTTGGTTGCAGCTGAAGAGCAGTTTGCAGAAATTCCTGAAGTATTGAACCTCATTGAATTTATCCGTTCCAGCAAAAGGGGGGTAACCTCTGCCGGACACGGTTCTAAATAG
- a CDS encoding transporter substrate-binding domain-containing protein codes for MLSDKRLSIIISLFLYVFGLAAKVQAKSDVYWPYFNIPPLSISHEDGHFTGIGPELGVLLQSQMPDYGHQTIAASPLKIFQSVREGRNWILSGVLKTPSREENLYYTKLPCRMTWTILAVIRKGDGKYLNSNGQFRAKAALSDSGYRFGYVKGIDYGDLESLVFDHIHSKGRAFSSNDFDKLMELLALERIDFFFAGPLIADFILSDSNLAEQIDIVPCLEIPVKPIYGYYAVPKTEWGRKVIAEIDSVLESVIRSGEHRKILQRWTPKQFNAFFERDYKAGFEDALTKN; via the coding sequence ATGTTGTCTGATAAGCGTTTATCAATCATTATTTCATTGTTTTTATATGTATTCGGACTTGCCGCAAAAGTTCAGGCTAAAAGTGATGTATACTGGCCTTACTTTAATATCCCTCCCCTTAGCATATCCCATGAAGACGGTCATTTTACAGGAATAGGTCCAGAGCTCGGTGTCTTGTTGCAATCGCAGATGCCTGACTATGGACACCAGACAATTGCCGCTTCACCACTTAAGATATTTCAGTCTGTCCGGGAAGGACGTAACTGGATTCTTAGCGGAGTTCTCAAAACTCCTTCACGCGAAGAAAATCTTTATTACACTAAGCTACCCTGCCGGATGACATGGACTATATTGGCTGTCATCCGAAAAGGAGACGGTAAATATCTAAATTCAAACGGTCAATTTAGAGCAAAAGCTGCATTAAGTGATTCCGGATACCGATTTGGCTACGTGAAAGGAATTGACTACGGCGATTTAGAATCTCTGGTTTTCGACCATATTCACAGCAAAGGTCGGGCTTTCTCTTCGAACGACTTTGACAAGTTGATGGAATTGCTGGCCTTAGAGAGAATTGATTTCTTTTTTGCCGGGCCGCTTATAGCCGATTTTATCTTGAGTGATTCCAATCTTGCAGAACAGATCGATATCGTTCCTTGTCTGGAAATACCGGTTAAACCTATTTATGGATACTATGCCGTCCCTAAGACAGAGTGGGGGCGTAAGGTCATAGCTGAAATAGATTCTGTTTTAGAGAGTGTTATCCGGTCCGGTGAGCACAGAAAAATATTGCAGCGATGGACTCCGAAGCAGTTCAACGCATTCTTTGAGCGGGATTACAAGGCCGGGTTTGAAGATGCCCTGACTAAAAATTAA
- a CDS encoding lipoprotein-releasing ABC transporter permease subunit, giving the protein MKFELFVALRYLFTLRKNNFISVISLFAVCGVALGVAALIVVIGVMNGFSTDLRDKILGVNAHVIVTAYDGTLENYHHMTDRIEKIPGVTGVTPFIYSEVMLSSSGGVKGVVLRGVDAETAKGVLSLPGDMLSGSVDSLSKDGKLPEIVIGNQLARRLGLVLGDTVNLLSPSGTRTAAGFTPKVRVFKVGGIFRTGMYEYDSSLAYISNTSAQKLLGFKRDFVSGLEIRLADVYAVDNIGKLLDRELAGYPVQIRNWQEMNSNLFAALKLEKTAMFIILAMIVMVGSFSIITTLVMLVMQKTKDIAVLMSMGATSGSIRRIFMLQGTLIGLIGTTIGYLIGIPVALLLKKYQFIKLPSNVYPVDYLPIRMDWMDLTIIGVAAFSLCFLATLYPAKQAAALEPAQALRYE; this is encoded by the coding sequence ATGAAGTTTGAACTCTTCGTCGCACTGAGATACCTCTTTACACTGAGAAAGAATAACTTCATCTCAGTTATATCTCTTTTTGCCGTGTGCGGCGTTGCTTTGGGCGTAGCAGCCCTGATTGTGGTGATAGGGGTTATGAACGGTTTTTCAACCGATCTCCGCGATAAAATTCTCGGAGTTAATGCCCACGTAATCGTGACCGCATATGACGGCACGCTTGAAAACTACCATCACATGACCGATAGAATTGAAAAGATTCCGGGCGTTACAGGTGTAACGCCCTTTATCTATTCTGAGGTCATGCTTTCCAGTAGCGGCGGTGTAAAAGGAGTTGTCCTTAGAGGTGTCGATGCTGAAACCGCTAAAGGCGTACTCAGTCTTCCCGGTGATATGCTTTCCGGAAGTGTTGACAGTCTGTCTAAAGATGGCAAACTCCCGGAAATTGTAATAGGAAATCAGCTGGCACGTCGCCTCGGACTTGTTCTTGGCGATACAGTGAACTTGTTATCTCCTTCCGGTACACGCACAGCTGCTGGGTTTACCCCGAAAGTCAGGGTATTTAAGGTTGGTGGAATCTTCCGTACAGGAATGTATGAGTATGATTCTTCACTGGCTTACATCAGCAATACTTCTGCCCAGAAACTGCTTGGATTTAAGCGGGATTTTGTTTCCGGCCTTGAAATTCGTCTCGCAGACGTATATGCAGTTGATAACATAGGTAAACTTCTGGATAGAGAGCTTGCCGGTTATCCGGTGCAAATCAGGAATTGGCAGGAAATGAATTCCAACCTGTTTGCTGCTCTCAAGCTTGAAAAGACAGCCATGTTCATCATTCTGGCAATGATTGTCATGGTCGGTTCATTCAGCATTATCACTACCTTGGTTATGCTGGTCATGCAGAAAACCAAGGATATTGCTGTTTTGATGTCTATGGGAGCGACTTCCGGGAGTATTAGAAGAATTTTTATGTTGCAGGGAACTTTGATCGGATTGATCGGAACAACCATCGGGTATCTGATAGGTATACCGGTGGCGCTTTTGCTTAAAAAGTATCAGTTCATCAAGCTGCCCAGTAATGTTTATCCGGTGGACTATCTGCCCATCAGGATGGATTGGATGGATTTGACAATTATCGGTGTTGCAGCGTTTTCGCTTTGTTTTCTGGCTACTTTGTATCCTGCAAAACAGGCAGCTGCTCTGGAACCGGCGCAGGCTTTAAGGTATGAGTAA
- a CDS encoding OmpH family outer membrane protein, with amino-acid sequence MRRILFAVLVLVFAFQTPAFAAPQKIAVTSMAKLIKDSEIGQDAQKKMEKKFESAKKQLETKQKELESLKQALQKQSLVLSLEAKQDKELEFKRKVRDFQDMTQATQRKMQMEQKKVGTPVLELLQKVVNEYGKKNGYTAIYDKKSSGFLYVDETIDITNQLMLEMNRAYRAGKK; translated from the coding sequence ATGCGTAGAATTCTTTTTGCAGTTTTGGTTCTGGTTTTTGCTTTTCAGACTCCGGCGTTTGCCGCTCCCCAGAAGATTGCAGTTACTTCCATGGCTAAACTGATCAAAGATTCCGAAATTGGTCAGGACGCTCAGAAAAAAATGGAAAAGAAATTTGAGTCTGCAAAAAAACAGCTTGAAACCAAGCAGAAGGAACTGGAAAGCCTCAAGCAGGCCCTCCAGAAGCAGAGTCTTGTTCTCTCCCTTGAAGCCAAGCAGGATAAAGAGCTTGAGTTCAAGCGTAAGGTAAGAGATTTTCAGGATATGACTCAGGCTACCCAGCGTAAGATGCAGATGGAACAGAAAAAGGTAGGAACTCCCGTTCTCGAACTTCTCCAGAAGGTCGTAAATGAATACGGTAAAAAGAACGGTTATACCGCAATTTACGATAAGAAATCTTCCGGTTTTCTCTACGTTGATGAAACCATCGATATTACCAATCAGCTTATGCTTGAAATGAACCGTGCCTACAGAGCAGGCAAAAAGTAG
- a CDS encoding ABC transporter ATP-binding protein — protein MSNLLYELTDVVKEYEGPTETVRILDHINLTVDSGESLAILGASGSGKTTLLHILGTLDTASGGNIHFAGMNINDMTPEKRAEVRNRGIGFVFQFHHLLPEFTTLENVALPAMMAGIGQGEASDMAREALGLVGLQNRIDHRVTTLSGGERQRAAIARAILLKPKVLLADEPTGNLDEKTGKMVGEMLASLNEELGMTLIVVTHNMDLAGVMKRRLELRSGELYAQN, from the coding sequence ATGAGTAATTTGCTTTACGAACTTACCGATGTCGTAAAAGAATACGAAGGACCGACTGAGACTGTGCGGATTCTGGATCATATCAACCTCACGGTTGATTCCGGCGAGTCCCTTGCTATTCTCGGGGCATCAGGGTCCGGCAAAACTACGTTGCTTCATATTCTCGGCACCTTGGATACCGCTTCCGGTGGAAATATCCATTTTGCGGGAATGAATATTAATGATATGACACCTGAGAAACGGGCCGAAGTGAGGAACAGGGGAATCGGTTTTGTTTTTCAGTTTCATCACCTTCTTCCGGAGTTTACCACTCTGGAAAATGTTGCTCTTCCTGCCATGATGGCAGGCATAGGTCAGGGGGAAGCCTCTGATATGGCCCGTGAAGCCCTTGGGCTGGTAGGGTTGCAAAACAGGATTGATCACAGGGTGACGACTCTGTCCGGAGGCGAGAGGCAGCGTGCTGCCATAGCGCGTGCTATCCTCCTTAAACCTAAGGTCCTGCTTGCTGATGAGCCTACCGGTAACTTGGATGAGAAGACAGGGAAGATGGTCGGAGAAATGCTGGCTTCCCTTAATGAAGAGCTTGGAATGACGCTCATCGTTGTGACACACAATATGGATTTGGCCGGGGTTATGAAACGCCGGCTTGAGTTGCGTTCCGGAGAACTGTATGCCCAGAACTAG
- a CDS encoding LpxI family protein, with protein MTNNTETIGLIAGGGQFPLLVAKGAAAQGNRVVAVFFKGHSNFEVSEYTDASVELKLGQLNKLISFFKNNGVSKVVMAGTINKPKALDIRPDFRAAKLLFKLATKGDDVLLRAIASEFEVEGMEVVGPHEYAPDLLTPSGFLTKRKPNDVESGDLAFGWKIARELGRLDIGQCVVVREGIVTAVEAIEGTDAAVKRGCELGGKGCCIVKVFKPGQEKRVDMPSIGLKTIQGMKELGATCLGVEAGKSLFFDLDESVQFADKYGITIVGLNQELIDKELS; from the coding sequence ATGACAAATAATACTGAGACAATTGGTCTTATTGCCGGAGGGGGACAATTCCCCCTCCTGGTTGCAAAAGGAGCCGCAGCACAGGGAAATCGTGTTGTGGCTGTTTTTTTTAAAGGTCATTCAAATTTTGAAGTCAGTGAATATACTGATGCTTCTGTAGAGCTTAAGCTTGGACAACTGAACAAGCTGATTTCTTTTTTCAAGAATAATGGTGTCAGCAAGGTCGTTATGGCCGGGACTATCAATAAGCCGAAGGCTCTTGATATCCGCCCGGACTTCCGTGCAGCCAAGCTGCTTTTCAAGCTGGCTACCAAAGGTGATGATGTCCTGCTCAGGGCCATTGCCAGTGAGTTTGAAGTTGAAGGTATGGAAGTGGTCGGTCCTCATGAATACGCGCCTGATTTGCTCACTCCATCAGGCTTTTTGACTAAGCGTAAGCCCAATGATGTCGAAAGCGGTGATCTTGCCTTCGGATGGAAGATAGCCCGCGAGCTAGGTCGGCTTGATATCGGTCAGTGTGTGGTCGTTCGTGAAGGGATAGTTACTGCTGTAGAGGCTATAGAAGGAACTGATGCCGCAGTTAAGCGTGGCTGCGAGCTTGGTGGCAAAGGATGCTGTATAGTTAAGGTATTCAAGCCCGGACAAGAGAAAAGGGTGGATATGCCCTCAATCGGCCTCAAAACCATTCAAGGGATGAAAGAACTTGGCGCTACTTGTTTAGGCGTTGAGGCAGGTAAAAGCCTCTTTTTCGATCTTGATGAATCTGTTCAGTTTGCTGATAAGTACGGAATAACCATTGTAGGGTTGAATCAGGAATTGATTGATAAAGAATTATCTTAA
- the lpxD gene encoding UDP-3-O-(3-hydroxymyristoyl)glucosamine N-acyltransferase, whose translation MLLSELAGLIGLKMAGKDKEISGLNTLELAGPTELSFLANAKYESALAVTKAGAIVLEEKYADQVESALISENPYMDLAKAMHVFARPQGCLEGIHELAFIHHEADVDDSATVYPFAFIGKGAKIGPNCKVFAGAYIGEDVVLGPGCIIYPNCSIMAGTVIGTGCIVQPGAVIGGDGFGYAQVSGKHMKIPQIGTVELQDQVEIGANACVDRAALDVTRIGAGSKIDNLVQIAHNVTTGEDCLVISQSGVAGSTKLGKGVVLAAQAGLVDNIKIGDGAVIGAQAGVTNDVPAGFMGAGSPLLEKGNFLRSSIYHRKLPDMAKKMSALEKRIKALEAELSKED comes from the coding sequence ATGCTACTTTCAGAACTTGCTGGTCTAATCGGCCTTAAGATGGCTGGGAAGGATAAGGAAATTTCAGGTTTGAACACCTTGGAATTGGCTGGTCCTACTGAGCTGTCTTTTCTGGCTAATGCAAAGTATGAATCTGCGCTTGCGGTTACCAAGGCCGGAGCGATTGTACTTGAGGAAAAGTACGCCGATCAGGTTGAGTCCGCGCTTATCAGCGAGAATCCTTACATGGATTTGGCCAAGGCTATGCACGTTTTTGCACGTCCTCAGGGGTGTCTGGAAGGAATCCATGAGTTAGCCTTTATTCACCATGAAGCGGATGTCGATGACAGCGCAACGGTTTATCCGTTTGCCTTCATAGGCAAGGGAGCCAAAATAGGTCCCAATTGCAAAGTTTTCGCCGGTGCTTATATCGGCGAAGATGTTGTACTGGGACCGGGATGTATAATTTATCCCAATTGCTCTATCATGGCCGGTACCGTTATTGGTACCGGGTGTATTGTTCAGCCCGGAGCAGTCATCGGTGGCGATGGTTTCGGATATGCCCAGGTTTCCGGGAAGCATATGAAAATTCCCCAGATTGGAACTGTAGAGCTTCAGGATCAGGTTGAAATCGGAGCTAATGCCTGTGTTGACAGGGCGGCTTTAGATGTCACCAGAATCGGAGCAGGTTCCAAGATTGATAACCTTGTCCAGATCGCACATAACGTAACGACCGGCGAAGATTGCCTTGTTATTTCGCAGTCCGGTGTTGCCGGCAGCACCAAGCTTGGTAAAGGCGTTGTCCTTGCTGCTCAGGCTGGCCTTGTGGATAACATCAAGATCGGTGACGGTGCGGTTATCGGAGCTCAGGCTGGAGTTACAAATGATGTCCCGGCCGGATTCATGGGTGCCGGTTCTCCGCTTCTTGAGAAGGGCAATTTTTTGAGATCTTCTATTTACCATCGTAAACTGCCTGATATGGCTAAAAAAATGTCTGCTTTGGAAAAGCGTATCAAGGCATTGGAAGCAGAATTAAGCAAGGAAGATTAA